A part of Ptychodera flava strain L36383 chromosome 11, AS_Pfla_20210202, whole genome shotgun sequence genomic DNA contains:
- the LOC139144335 gene encoding uncharacterized protein: MPDAEPDSDDPDLEYKPRMSSAEKLLQTWKKGQRLLNGFWNRWRDSYILNLRERSQRHLSAPRIQAPSQPKTGDVVIIKDNLPRGSWNLGKVHDLIQRRDGECRAARMILPSRKCINRPVNLLYPIECPEALTQEDCNLQTVQADETKSTKPGIQRRPSRRAAIEANKRLAQQLSQ; this comes from the coding sequence ATGCCCGATGCTGAGCCTGACTCTGATGATCCTGACCTAGAGTACAAACCCAGAATGTCATCTGCTGAGAAACTCTTACAAACCTGGAAGAAAGGTCAACGACTTCTCAACGGATTCTGGAACAGGTGGAGAGATAGTTACATACTCAATTTGAGGGAGAGAAGCCAGAGACATTTAAGTGCACCAAGAATTCAAGCTCCTTCTCAACCTAAGACTGGCGATGTTGTGATTATCAAGGACAATTTGCCTCGTGGATCATGGAACTTGGGGAAAGTTCATGATCTGATTCAAAGAAGAGATGGAGAATGTCGAGCTGCAAGGATGATTCTGCCGTCCAGGAAATGCATCAATCGACCTGTGAATCTACTGTATCCAATAGAATGTCCAGAGGCATTAACTCAGGAAGATTGTAACCTGCAAACTGTTCAAGCCGATGAAACGAAATCAACTAAACCAGGAATTCAACGACGCCCTTCAAGACGAGCTGCAATCGAAGCAAACAAAAGACTTGCCCAACAACTTAGCCAATGA
- the LOC139144334 gene encoding uncharacterized protein translates to MISDNATTYLSAANELRELFDSSYVKQYMANKRVEWSFIPKRAPWFGGFWERMIGLTKNIIKKVLGRAFITFDEMNTIITEIETTLNDRRITYLSSNSDDAISLTPSHMLHGRVPTNVPHPLVDDTEISDPSFGNEDDLRKCYLRITQLQEHFWRRWTTEYLTALHEHHKIHGKTDNDIRIGDVVLVHSDTSRRINWELATVEKLNYGNDGIIRSAGIRTANGHTNHPIIKLYPLKSTLTQHNKLQRTTIT, encoded by the coding sequence ATGATCTCCGACAACGCTACTACGTATCTCTCTGCGGCTAATGAACTTCGCGAACTCTTCGACTCATCCTACGTAAAACAATACATGGCTAACAAACGCGTAGAATGGTCCTTTATTCCCAAACGCGCTCCATGGTTTGGTGGATTTTGGGAACGCATGATCGGACTGACAAAGAATATTATCAAGAAAGTATTAGGTCGTGCATTCATAACGTTCGACGAGATGAACACTATAATAACAGAGATAGAAACTACGCTGAACGACCGCCGTATCACCTATCTGTCTTCAAATTCGGATGATGCAATATCGCTCACCCCTTCGCATATGCTCCATGGTCGCGTCCCCACAAACGTGCCACACCCACTTGTCGACGACACTGAAATTTCGGACCCGTCATTCGGAAATGAAGATGACTTGAGAAAATGCTATCTGCGCATTACTCAACTACAGGAACATTTCTGGCGCAGATGGACAACGGAATACTTGACTGCCTTACATGAACATCACAAGATCCACGGTAAAACGGACAATGACATTCGAATCGGTGATGTTGTGCTTGTACACAGCGACACCTCACGCCGAATCAACTGGGAATTAGCCACCGTAGAAAAGCTAAACTACGGAAACGACGGCATCATTCGTTCTGCAGGAATCAGAACTGCTAATGGACATACAAATCACCCCATCATCAAGCTGTACCCACTGAAATCAACGCTAACACAACACAACAAGCTACAGAGAACAACGATCACGTAA